The following are encoded in a window of Ruficoccus amylovorans genomic DNA:
- a CDS encoding cell division protein FtsQ/DivIB, producing the protein MAKKKTAKNQSSSWHSIKQSSAGRGQTKVARKRRWAISARMAGAVFAVLLVLWGIAGGLYFLNTKSEKLTVVGASGQLRNIYFQTDGVLSRDWLMERIDLPREIALADVDIEGIRRHLLSAGQTREVSVEKRFPDSLVVSVRERRPVMRLVIVDASGRRGLRLVDAEGVVYQGSHYAPDQLEPLPFLDVASIGREGDGYAPVAGMTTICELIDLAKNGYPEIFENWRIVSVRNFQGDPAELGATIKVVTRDKQELVFAPSGFDNQLSRLRKIYTRLEERPVGQVPRIDLSYQEPVLTLAQSQGRTSRSR; encoded by the coding sequence ATGGCCAAGAAAAAAACAGCTAAAAACCAATCCTCCTCCTGGCACAGCATCAAGCAGAGCTCGGCCGGGCGCGGCCAGACGAAGGTCGCCCGTAAGCGTCGCTGGGCGATCAGCGCCCGCATGGCCGGGGCGGTGTTCGCGGTCTTGCTCGTTCTCTGGGGCATTGCCGGGGGGCTTTACTTCCTGAACACCAAGTCGGAAAAGCTGACCGTGGTCGGCGCGAGCGGACAGTTGCGCAATATCTACTTCCAGACTGACGGGGTGCTCAGCCGCGACTGGCTGATGGAGCGGATCGACCTTCCTCGCGAAATCGCCCTGGCCGATGTGGACATCGAGGGCATCCGCCGCCACCTGTTGAGCGCCGGGCAGACCCGCGAGGTTTCGGTCGAAAAGCGTTTCCCGGACTCGCTCGTGGTCAGCGTGCGCGAGCGCCGTCCGGTCATGCGGCTGGTCATTGTTGACGCCTCGGGCCGCCGTGGTTTGCGTCTGGTCGATGCCGAAGGGGTCGTGTATCAGGGTTCCCACTACGCACCGGACCAGCTTGAACCGCTGCCCTTCCTCGATGTGGCCTCCATTGGTCGGGAGGGCGACGGCTACGCCCCCGTGGCGGGCATGACCACCATCTGCGAGCTGATCGACCTCGCCAAAAACGGCTACCCCGAGATATTCGAGAACTGGCGCATCGTTTCCGTGCGGAACTTTCAGGGTGATCCCGCCGAGCTGGGCGCGACGATCAAGGTCGTCACCCGCGACAAGCAGGAACTGGTCTTCGCCCCGAGCGGGTTCGACAACCAGCTCTCGCGCCTGCGCAAGATTTACACCCGCCTGGAGGAGCGCCCCGTCGGGCAGGTGCCCCGCATCGACCTGAGCTACCAGGAACCTGTTCTCACACTGGCCCAGTCGCAGGGCCGGACCAGCCGCAGCCGCTAA
- the ftsA gene encoding cell division protein FtsA, translated as MSQSKIVGAVEIGTTHVVALIGEIVNGRSLNLIGMAESSSSGVKKGEITDFRAASNCVHAAIMGAEKSAGVQVEAVYLSQTGGHLQGFHHVGSVNVSSSENRVSADDIQRVIDDAKGKELSAERVYIHHIKHGFRLDGEAVDKPLNQPGNKLEVSYWSVHGDEARVRDHIHIINGFGLPVEDMILSSIATASMVATAEEKRRGSLVLDMGGGTTDWAVYRDGVIMRTGVVPVGGDHLTNDLALGLRVNRKYAEKLKKQFGKAFVEKDDKGEKVWMVGDQMIGDRYLSRQSLVQIIELRLDELFQILKKQLGEFADEEVLPCGVVLSGGASVLPGIPELAGKILGLPVRVGSNPDWVREDLRGPGYSTALGLMHYALTGQHQEEFTAPPAPKGLMKKVSKLFSI; from the coding sequence ATGAGCCAAAGCAAAATCGTCGGAGCCGTCGAAATCGGAACCACCCACGTGGTGGCACTGATCGGGGAAATCGTTAACGGACGCAGCCTGAACCTGATCGGGATGGCCGAGAGCTCCAGCTCGGGGGTCAAGAAGGGGGAGATCACGGACTTCCGCGCCGCCAGTAACTGCGTGCACGCCGCCATCATGGGGGCGGAGAAAAGCGCGGGCGTGCAGGTCGAGGCGGTTTACCTCTCACAAACCGGGGGGCATTTGCAGGGCTTTCACCACGTCGGCTCGGTCAATGTCTCTTCCTCCGAGAACCGCGTGAGCGCCGATGACATTCAGCGCGTCATCGACGACGCTAAGGGTAAGGAACTCTCCGCCGAGCGCGTCTATATCCACCACATCAAGCACGGCTTCCGGCTCGACGGCGAGGCGGTGGACAAGCCTTTGAACCAGCCTGGCAACAAGCTGGAGGTCAGCTACTGGTCCGTCCACGGCGACGAGGCCCGCGTGCGCGACCACATCCACATTATCAACGGCTTTGGCCTGCCGGTGGAGGACATGATCCTCTCCAGCATCGCCACGGCGAGCATGGTGGCCACGGCGGAGGAAAAGCGCCGCGGCTCGCTCGTGCTCGACATGGGCGGCGGCACGACGGACTGGGCGGTTTACCGCGACGGGGTTATCATGCGTACAGGGGTGGTGCCGGTCGGTGGCGACCACCTGACCAACGACCTCGCCCTGGGCCTGCGCGTCAACCGCAAGTACGCCGAAAAGCTCAAGAAGCAGTTCGGCAAGGCCTTCGTCGAAAAGGACGACAAGGGCGAGAAGGTCTGGATGGTCGGCGACCAGATGATCGGCGACCGCTACCTTTCGCGCCAGTCGCTGGTGCAGATTATCGAACTGCGGCTGGATGAGCTTTTCCAGATTCTCAAAAAGCAGTTGGGCGAATTCGCCGACGAGGAAGTGCTTCCCTGCGGGGTGGTGCTCAGCGGCGGGGCCTCGGTCCTGCCCGGCATTCCCGAACTGGCGGGGAAAATCCTCGGACTGCCGGTGCGCGTCGGCTCGAACCCGGACTGGGTGCGCGAGGATTTGCGCGGCCCCGGCTACAGCACCGCGCTGGGCCTGATGCACTACGCCCTGACCGGCCAGCATCAGGAGGAGTTCACGGCTCCGCCAGCGCCGAAGGGCTTGATGAAAAAGGTGAGCAAACTGTTCTCGATCTGA
- a CDS encoding cell division protein FtsZ, whose product MEADNFKNQNSMFSGELSEESTRIKIIGVGGAGTNAVDRLQLDRSGSVKLAAINTDAQALASSPLPEKLMIGRKVTRGLSTGGESELGKKAAEGDADAIRNLLRGMDLIFLLVGLGGGTGSGAASVVAKLAAEEGALVIAFVTLPFTIEGAKRHQQAEDALGDLRKTCDAVIPLPNDLLMQMLDDKATVLDAFAQADIWIDRGVRSICTMLSQTGLINLDFATLRKAFCNQGGKTLFGLGHGEGEDCVAAAIEDLKSCPLLNLPEYARKADRLLVNIVGGTDLGIRQVNEIMSVVTEQFGSRENTILGAVIDESLQNTVEICVIGTTDVAGSRYVRQVTRKSAPAPAATPAFEDEEPEEPLLRTASATQTVHPVHRSKLKKTVGADGIESQEEFLFVSEEEQRGYFEKTERNLYEGEDLDVPTYLRRGVRIPV is encoded by the coding sequence ATGGAAGCAGACAACTTTAAAAACCAAAACAGCATGTTCAGCGGCGAACTCAGCGAAGAGTCCACCCGCATCAAGATCATCGGCGTGGGCGGTGCGGGGACCAACGCGGTGGACCGGCTCCAGCTCGACCGCAGCGGCTCGGTCAAGCTCGCCGCCATCAACACCGACGCCCAGGCGCTGGCCAGCTCCCCGCTGCCGGAAAAGCTCATGATCGGCCGCAAGGTCACGCGCGGGCTCAGCACCGGGGGCGAGAGCGAGCTGGGCAAGAAGGCCGCCGAAGGCGACGCCGATGCCATCCGTAACCTGCTGCGCGGGATGGACCTGATTTTCCTGCTTGTCGGACTGGGCGGGGGCACCGGCAGTGGAGCCGCCTCGGTCGTGGCCAAGCTTGCTGCCGAGGAGGGGGCGCTCGTTATCGCCTTTGTCACTTTGCCGTTCACCATCGAGGGAGCCAAGCGCCACCAGCAGGCCGAGGACGCCTTGGGCGACTTGCGCAAGACCTGCGACGCCGTTATCCCGCTGCCTAACGACCTGCTCATGCAGATGCTCGACGACAAGGCGACCGTGCTCGACGCCTTCGCGCAGGCCGACATCTGGATCGACCGCGGCGTGCGCTCGATCTGCACCATGCTTTCCCAGACCGGGCTGATCAACCTCGACTTCGCGACCCTGCGCAAAGCCTTCTGCAACCAGGGCGGCAAAACCCTCTTCGGGCTCGGCCACGGCGAGGGCGAGGACTGTGTGGCCGCCGCCATCGAGGATTTAAAATCCTGCCCGCTGCTCAACCTGCCCGAGTACGCCCGCAAGGCCGACCGGCTGCTGGTCAACATCGTCGGCGGCACGGACTTGGGTATTCGCCAGGTCAACGAGATCATGAGCGTGGTGACAGAGCAGTTCGGCAGCCGCGAGAACACCATTCTGGGCGCGGTCATCGACGAGAGCCTCCAGAACACGGTGGAGATTTGCGTCATCGGTACGACCGATGTAGCCGGAAGTCGTTACGTGCGGCAGGTGACTCGCAAGAGCGCCCCGGCCCCGGCGGCAACCCCGGCCTTCGAGGACGAGGAGCCGGAAGAGCCGCTCCTGCGTACAGCCTCGGCCACCCAGACCGTGCACCCGGTCCATCGCTCTAAGCTGAAAAAGACCGTCGGCGCGGACGGAATCGAGAGCCAGGAGGAGTTTTTGTTCGTCTCGGAGGAGGAGCAGCGCGGGTATTTTGAGAAGACCGAGCGCAACCTCTACGAAGGCGAAGACCTTGACGTGCCGACCTACCTGCGGCGCGGCGTGCGCATCCCGGTCTGA
- the rpmA gene encoding 50S ribosomal protein L27 — translation MAHKKGQGTSKNGRDSKPKMLGVKKYSGERVIAGNILMRQRGTKMHPGANVGLGRDFTLFALKDGIVEWDRAHRKVSIVEQAAAAAN, via the coding sequence ATGGCACATAAGAAAGGCCAGGGAACTTCCAAAAACGGACGCGACAGCAAGCCCAAGATGCTGGGCGTCAAGAAGTACAGCGGCGAGCGTGTGATCGCCGGTAACATCCTCATGCGTCAGCGCGGGACGAAGATGCACCCCGGCGCCAATGTCGGCCTGGGTCGTGACTTCACGCTGTTTGCGCTCAAGGACGGCATCGTCGAATGGGACCGCGCCCACCGCAAGGTCTCCATCGTCGAGCAAGCCGCTGCCGCCGCCAACTAA
- the rplU gene encoding 50S ribosomal protein L21, whose amino-acid sequence MKAIIKTQGRQFTVSEGDILIVNRYPDTNSGDTVTIDSVLALGEGKDASIGTPTVEGASVTAKVLENKRGEKVRIFKKKRRHGYERRRGHRQELSVIKIESIKG is encoded by the coding sequence ATGAAAGCGATTATCAAAACCCAGGGGCGTCAGTTTACCGTATCCGAAGGAGACATCCTCATCGTAAACCGCTATCCTGACACCAATTCCGGCGACACCGTAACGATCGACAGCGTTCTGGCTCTGGGCGAAGGCAAAGACGCCAGCATTGGCACGCCGACCGTCGAGGGTGCCAGCGTCACCGCCAAGGTGCTGGAAAACAAGCGCGGCGAAAAAGTCCGCATCTTTAAGAAAAAGCGCCGCCACGGCTACGAACGTCGCCGGGGTCACCGTCAGGAGCTTTCCGTCATCAAAATTGAATCCATAAAGGGATAA
- a CDS encoding class I SAM-dependent methyltransferase — protein MEVETARKYFCQSQVVDHYAQAANRVGLWVSEEKIFTRLFNWDDSLLELGCGAGRIAIGLWEIGYRRITAVDYSREMVAEARRINEGFEYGVFFHHGDATRLKYEDETYEGAIFGFNGLMQIPGRENRRRAMREIHRVLVPGSWFVFTTHDRDSHWRKSFWREQKQLWNEGRQHPDLEMFGDLYYEAPEGGMMFIHTPTCEEIREDLKAAGFRVEADTLRHQIANEPPVVRDFADECRFWVAQKPGHAPGP, from the coding sequence ATGGAAGTCGAAACGGCCAGGAAGTATTTTTGTCAGTCCCAGGTGGTGGATCACTACGCGCAGGCGGCCAACCGGGTCGGACTCTGGGTCTCGGAGGAGAAGATTTTTACCCGTCTGTTCAACTGGGACGACTCGCTGCTGGAGCTGGGCTGCGGCGCGGGTCGTATCGCCATCGGGCTGTGGGAGATCGGCTATCGCCGCATCACCGCCGTCGATTACTCCCGCGAGATGGTGGCCGAGGCGCGTCGGATCAATGAGGGCTTCGAGTACGGGGTTTTCTTCCACCACGGCGATGCCACCCGGCTCAAGTACGAGGACGAGACTTACGAGGGGGCCATTTTCGGTTTCAACGGGCTGATGCAGATCCCCGGACGGGAAAACCGCCGGCGAGCCATGCGGGAGATTCACCGCGTGCTGGTGCCCGGCTCGTGGTTTGTCTTTACCACGCACGACCGCGACTCCCACTGGCGCAAGTCCTTCTGGAGAGAGCAGAAACAGCTCTGGAACGAGGGCCGCCAGCATCCCGATCTGGAGATGTTCGGCGACCTCTACTACGAGGCTCCCGAGGGCGGCATGATGTTCATCCACACGCCGACCTGCGAGGAGATTCGCGAGGATCTCAAGGCCGCGGGCTTCCGTGTCGAGGCCGATACCCTGCGCCACCAGATTGCCAACGAGCCGCCCGTGGTCCGCGACTTCGCCGACGAGTGCCGGTTCTGGGTCGCCCAAAAACCGGGGCATGCCCCGGGCCCCTAG
- the dapF gene encoding diaminopimelate epimerase, whose translation MIFSKYHALGNDYLVLDPEDCPQCPSPEDTVKICHRNFGLGSDGILYGPEKTDEADFALRILNPDGSEAEKSGNGLRIFSRYLFDTGRVTDKPFTVKTLGGIVTCEVRDGGDTIEVEMGRVSFHSEKIPVTGEPREVLDEPVEIKGKTWRSYAATIGNPHVVLPMDKVSKELACELGPILETMIGRFPNRTNVQLLQILDRNNIKIEIWERGAGYTLASGSSSSAAAAVAHKMGACDRDITVHCPGGDIGIRIGEDFSINMVGPATRVGRYEMDEAVLKQTLPPA comes from the coding sequence ATGATTTTCTCCAAATACCACGCCCTTGGCAATGACTACCTCGTGCTCGACCCGGAGGACTGCCCGCAGTGCCCCTCTCCCGAGGACACGGTCAAAATTTGCCACCGCAACTTCGGCCTCGGCTCGGATGGCATCCTCTACGGCCCGGAAAAGACGGACGAAGCCGACTTCGCGCTGCGCATCCTCAACCCGGACGGCAGCGAAGCCGAAAAAAGCGGCAACGGCCTGCGCATCTTTTCCCGTTACCTGTTCGACACCGGGCGGGTCACGGACAAGCCCTTTACCGTAAAAACCCTCGGCGGGATCGTCACCTGCGAGGTACGCGACGGTGGCGACACCATCGAAGTCGAAATGGGCAGGGTCAGCTTTCACAGCGAGAAAATCCCCGTCACCGGCGAGCCCCGCGAAGTGCTCGACGAACCGGTCGAAATCAAGGGCAAGACCTGGCGCTCTTACGCCGCCACCATTGGCAATCCGCATGTCGTCCTCCCAATGGACAAAGTGAGCAAGGAACTCGCCTGCGAACTGGGGCCGATCCTCGAAACCATGATCGGACGCTTCCCCAACCGCACCAACGTCCAGCTCCTCCAGATCCTAGACCGCAACAACATCAAGATCGAGATATGGGAGCGCGGCGCGGGCTACACCCTGGCCTCCGGCTCCAGCAGCAGCGCCGCCGCCGCTGTCGCCCACAAGATGGGAGCCTGCGACCGCGACATCACGGTCCATTGTCCCGGTGGCGACATCGGCATCCGCATCGGCGAGGACTTCTCCATCAACATGGTCGGCCCCGCCACCCGCGTCGGCCGCTACGAGATGGATGAGGCTGTGCTCAAACAAACGCTCCCGCCTGCCTGA
- a CDS encoding DNA polymerase domain-containing protein — translation MADSPDKLSLCGLWVDPEGVVHLAEAAAHEPRRTRQADFRPFLWSRGGAGDELAGAGAFDRLQRFDSLETYQEAVKELSGADCVTVKPLEHQYLLETRERIFGGLHFGQLRRCQLDIETACSVPDGFPSPRRKEDRVLAIGLRMDGENRFLLLEEMTDAAERVLLKSLNEALEQMDPDVIEGHNIFKFDLDYLRQRFRRFKVPCRWGRFGQEASWRNSRIRIAERWVDFPRCDLPGRTVFDTYLMIQVYDVTTRDLASYSLKEVAVHLGISDRATRTYLKAEAIQKAFTADRETFLGYLGDDLRETAGIADLLLPTYVAQIKSFPMTLQEACLRGTGGKVDLLFLEKYYHAGQALPEPPSVSAFEGAYSRSFVSGVHRHVLHYDVASLYPSLLLHIGRNPAGDTLGIFIPMLQELRTERLRYKALAREAASEELRREYQARQASFKILINSFYGYLGFGGARFADSELAAEVTRRGRELLVKLIEAFELEGCTVLEADTDGIYVSSEKDFDNPEGLLARVAGDLPLGIDLEFDGSYPAMLCYKAKNYALYDGEQLRIRGSALRSRGIEPYLKALTDQLIRYLLGMDATPPGELIAAYRKTITSGEMPVAELARREYLSMNPEAYSKSVETSKKPRRASLEVALKMEPQPRMGEQVAYFLTYGDKKRAPDWQIARPLADYDPETCPYNADAYLKKLDDWEKRYEEFLPGGAEQTELL, via the coding sequence ATGGCAGACTCCCCTGATAAACTCTCCCTCTGCGGCCTGTGGGTCGATCCCGAAGGCGTTGTCCACCTGGCCGAAGCCGCCGCCCATGAGCCCCGGCGTACCCGGCAGGCGGATTTTCGGCCCTTTCTGTGGAGCCGCGGCGGGGCGGGGGATGAGTTGGCGGGCGCGGGCGCGTTCGACCGGCTACAGCGTTTTGATTCGCTGGAGACTTATCAGGAGGCGGTCAAGGAACTGTCGGGCGCGGACTGTGTGACGGTTAAGCCGCTGGAGCATCAATACCTGCTGGAGACGCGGGAGCGGATTTTCGGCGGGCTCCACTTTGGGCAACTGCGTCGCTGCCAGCTCGACATCGAGACGGCCTGCTCGGTGCCCGACGGCTTCCCCAGCCCTCGTCGCAAGGAGGATCGCGTGCTGGCCATCGGCCTGCGCATGGACGGCGAGAACCGCTTCCTGCTGCTGGAGGAGATGACCGACGCCGCCGAGCGCGTGTTGCTCAAGTCGCTCAACGAGGCGCTGGAGCAGATGGACCCGGATGTGATCGAGGGGCACAACATTTTCAAGTTCGACCTGGACTACCTGCGGCAGCGCTTTCGCCGTTTCAAGGTGCCCTGCCGCTGGGGGCGCTTCGGGCAGGAGGCGTCGTGGCGCAACAGCCGCATCCGCATCGCCGAGCGCTGGGTGGACTTCCCGCGCTGCGATCTGCCGGGGCGCACGGTTTTCGATACCTACCTGATGATCCAGGTGTACGACGTGACCACACGCGACCTGGCCTCGTACTCTCTGAAGGAAGTGGCCGTCCACCTCGGCATCTCCGACCGTGCGACACGGACGTACCTCAAGGCCGAGGCGATTCAGAAGGCCTTTACCGCGGACCGGGAAACCTTCCTCGGCTACCTCGGCGACGACCTGCGCGAGACCGCCGGGATCGCCGACCTGCTGCTGCCCACCTATGTGGCGCAGATCAAGAGCTTTCCCATGACCTTACAGGAAGCCTGCCTGCGCGGCACAGGAGGAAAGGTGGACTTGCTTTTTCTGGAAAAGTATTATCACGCCGGGCAGGCCCTGCCGGAGCCGCCGTCGGTGAGCGCGTTCGAGGGGGCGTACTCGCGCAGCTTTGTCTCCGGGGTACACCGGCATGTGCTCCACTACGACGTGGCCTCGCTTTACCCGAGCCTGCTCCTGCACATCGGGCGCAACCCGGCGGGCGACACGCTCGGGATTTTTATTCCCATGCTGCAAGAGCTGCGCACCGAGCGCCTGCGCTACAAGGCGCTCGCCCGCGAGGCCGCCAGCGAGGAACTGCGCCGCGAGTATCAGGCGCGACAGGCGAGCTTCAAGATTTTGATCAATTCTTTTTACGGCTACCTCGGATTTGGCGGGGCGCGCTTTGCGGACAGCGAACTGGCGGCCGAAGTCACCCGGCGCGGACGCGAACTGCTGGTCAAGCTGATCGAAGCCTTCGAGTTGGAGGGGTGTACCGTGCTGGAGGCCGATACGGACGGGATCTACGTCAGCTCGGAAAAGGACTTCGACAATCCGGAGGGGCTGCTGGCTCGTGTGGCGGGCGACTTGCCACTGGGGATCGACCTGGAGTTCGACGGCAGCTACCCGGCGATGCTCTGCTACAAGGCGAAGAACTACGCCCTCTATGATGGCGAGCAACTGCGCATCCGCGGCTCCGCCCTGCGCTCGCGCGGGATCGAGCCCTATCTCAAGGCGTTGACCGACCAACTCATCCGCTACCTCCTGGGGATGGATGCCACGCCTCCGGGCGAACTGATCGCAGCGTATCGAAAAACAATTACGAGCGGTGAGATGCCGGTTGCCGAACTGGCCCGCCGCGAATACCTGTCGATGAATCCGGAAGCGTACAGCAAGAGTGTCGAAACTTCGAAGAAGCCGCGCCGCGCCTCGCTGGAAGTCGCCTTGAAAATGGAGCCGCAGCCGCGCATGGGCGAGCAGGTGGCGTACTTCCTCACCTACGGGGACAAAAAGCGCGCTCCTGACTGGCAGATCGCCCGCCCGCTGGCGGACTACGACCCTGAAACCTGTCCCTACAACGCCGACGCCTACCTCAAGAAACTTGACGACTGGGAAAAACGCTACGAGGAATTTTTACCCGGCGGCGCGGAGCAGACGGAATTGCTTTAG
- a CDS encoding alpha/beta hydrolase, giving the protein MYFRLLPATAALLALMFTAGAAFAQSATPGPYAKVVKDVAYKATSPANVLDLYYPQSGEAPYPTHIYLHGGGWTGGGKNLGPNQKLVFEQLAQQGFLGIAVEYQLVDAAKDRYMRTCAVDCMDALRYIFAHADELGVDPENVFVWGGSAGGQLALLCATAPISALQGDNPNPEGGAPIRAVVAWYPPTDMLEYEPISVEFNKNLRDLSKRIGRTVEDDPVAFIEISPLAHLTRKDPPALLIHGDADSVVHLEHSRRFKDKADTLGVPCELVVVENANHVFRPVGGKQISPDLNTISELTADFFVDHVASPAAEKPLDAVAH; this is encoded by the coding sequence ATGTATTTTCGTCTGCTTCCCGCCACAGCCGCGTTGCTCGCGCTGATGTTTACTGCTGGGGCTGCTTTCGCTCAGAGTGCCACCCCCGGCCCCTACGCGAAGGTCGTCAAGGATGTCGCCTACAAGGCCACCAGCCCGGCCAACGTGCTCGACCTTTACTACCCGCAGAGCGGCGAGGCCCCCTACCCGACCCACATTTACCTGCACGGCGGCGGCTGGACGGGCGGTGGGAAAAACCTCGGCCCCAATCAGAAGCTGGTTTTCGAACAATTGGCCCAACAAGGCTTTCTCGGTATCGCGGTCGAGTACCAACTCGTAGATGCCGCGAAGGACCGCTACATGCGCACCTGCGCGGTGGACTGCATGGACGCGCTTCGCTACATCTTCGCCCACGCAGATGAGCTGGGAGTAGACCCGGAAAACGTTTTCGTCTGGGGCGGCTCGGCTGGCGGGCAATTGGCCCTGCTGTGCGCCACCGCGCCGATAAGCGCCCTCCAGGGCGACAACCCGAACCCCGAGGGCGGCGCTCCCATCCGAGCCGTTGTCGCCTGGTACCCGCCCACTGACATGCTCGAATACGAGCCCATTTCCGTCGAATTTAATAAAAACCTGCGCGACCTGAGCAAGCGCATCGGACGCACGGTCGAGGACGACCCGGTCGCTTTCATCGAGATCAGCCCGCTCGCCCACCTCACCCGCAAGGACCCGCCCGCGCTCCTCATCCACGGGGACGCGGACTCCGTCGTTCACCTTGAGCATTCACGCCGCTTCAAGGACAAGGCCGACACCCTTGGCGTGCCCTGCGAGCTGGTCGTGGTGGAAAACGCAAACCACGTCTTCCGCCCCGTCGGCGGCAAGCAGATTAGCCCCGACCTCAACACCATCAGCGAGTTGACAGCGGACTTTTTCGTCGATCACGTCGCCTCACCCGCCGCCGAAAAACCCCTCGACGCGGTCGCCCATTAA
- the htpG gene encoding molecular chaperone HtpG: MSTQAPETHEFQAEVKQVLDIVVHSLYTDKDIFVRELVSNASDALEKLRHTQLTEKDIFDDNLPLEINLTTDDKAGTITIQDFGIGMTRDELVENLGTIAHSGSKAFLTAIKENGGLNENLIGQFGVGFYSVFMVAKEVKVFTRTWKKDGEGFLWTSDGSGKYTIEPSEGQRRGTKIVITLLDEYKDFAQESRVKDILERYSSFIEFPVNLNGTKVNTTQAVWLKNKNDVSEDEYKEFYKFQAKAFDEPMDWMHFSADAPLAVNALIYIPGSNPELLGFGRTEPGVALHCRKILIDPEPPELLPDWLRFLKGVVDSADLPLNISRESMQDSSLVKRLGEVISKRFIKHLAEVSRKDAEKFEKIWRTFGVFLKEGVATDFTHREKLSELLRFESSETEPGKLTSLQAYVDRMKPEQKAIYFLAGPSRKAIESGPYLEAFKARSLEVIYCLEPIDDFVMQHLRQFKEKDIVSADQDELDLGDATKEAEGEELPKEQLDALCAWLKETLGENRVKEVSAGKRLVDSPALALNADKMMTSHMRRMMKAIAQSRGEDGEKDMATLVNLEINPRHGLIKHLAELKDKDADTAKLVAEQVYDNALISAGMLEDPRAMINRLHQLLEKVGPQA; encoded by the coding sequence ATGTCCACACAAGCACCCGAAACCCACGAATTCCAGGCCGAGGTCAAACAGGTCCTCGATATCGTCGTCCACTCGCTCTACACGGACAAGGACATCTTCGTCCGCGAGCTCGTCTCCAACGCCTCCGACGCGCTGGAGAAGCTGCGCCACACGCAGCTCACCGAGAAGGACATCTTCGATGACAACCTGCCGCTGGAAATCAACCTCACCACCGACGACAAGGCCGGGACGATCACGATCCAGGACTTCGGCATCGGCATGACCCGTGACGAACTGGTCGAGAACCTCGGCACCATCGCCCACTCCGGCTCGAAGGCGTTCCTCACCGCGATCAAGGAAAACGGCGGTCTGAACGAAAACCTCATCGGCCAGTTCGGGGTCGGTTTTTACAGCGTCTTCATGGTCGCCAAGGAAGTGAAGGTCTTCACCCGGACCTGGAAAAAGGACGGCGAAGGCTTCCTGTGGACCTCCGACGGCTCGGGCAAGTACACCATCGAGCCCTCCGAGGGCCAGCGCCGCGGGACCAAGATCGTCATCACCCTGCTCGACGAGTACAAAGACTTCGCGCAGGAGAGCCGCGTTAAGGACATCCTGGAGCGCTACTCCAGCTTTATCGAGTTCCCGGTCAACCTCAACGGCACCAAGGTCAACACCACCCAGGCCGTCTGGCTCAAGAACAAGAACGACGTATCCGAAGATGAATACAAGGAGTTCTACAAGTTCCAGGCCAAGGCCTTTGACGAGCCGATGGACTGGATGCACTTCTCGGCCGACGCGCCGCTGGCCGTCAACGCCCTCATTTACATCCCCGGCTCGAATCCCGAGCTGCTCGGCTTCGGGCGCACCGAGCCCGGCGTCGCCCTGCACTGCCGCAAGATCCTTATCGACCCCGAGCCGCCCGAACTCCTTCCCGACTGGCTGCGTTTCCTCAAGGGCGTGGTCGATTCCGCCGACCTGCCGCTGAACATTTCCCGCGAGTCCATGCAGGACAGCTCCCTGGTCAAGCGCCTGGGCGAGGTCATCAGCAAACGCTTCATCAAGCACCTGGCCGAAGTCTCCCGCAAGGACGCCGAGAAGTTTGAAAAGATCTGGCGCACCTTCGGCGTCTTCCTGAAGGAAGGCGTGGCCACGGACTTCACGCACCGCGAAAAGCTCTCCGAACTGCTGCGCTTCGAGTCCTCCGAGACCGAACCGGGCAAGCTGACCAGCCTGCAGGCCTACGTGGACCGCATGAAGCCCGAGCAAAAGGCGATCTATTTCCTCGCCGGTCCCAGCCGCAAGGCCATCGAGTCCGGCCCCTACCTGGAGGCGTTCAAGGCCCGCTCGCTGGAAGTCATTTACTGCCTGGAGCCGATCGACGACTTCGTCATGCAGCACCTGCGCCAGTTCAAGGAAAAGGACATTGTCAGCGCCGACCAGGACGAGCTCGACCTCGGCGACGCCACCAAGGAAGCCGAAGGAGAGGAACTGCCCAAGGAGCAACTCGACGCCCTCTGCGCCTGGCTGAAGGAAACTCTCGGCGAAAACCGGGTCAAGGAAGTCAGCGCGGGCAAGCGTCTGGTGGACAGCCCCGCGCTCGCCCTCAACGCCGACAAGATGATGACCTCACACATGCGCCGCATGATGAAGGCCATCGCCCAGAGTCGCGGCGAAGATGGCGAGAAGGATATGGCCACCCTCGTTAACCTTGAGATCAACCCGCGCCACGGCCTTATCAAGCACCTGGCCGAACTCAAGGACAAGGACGCCGACACCGCCAAGCTCGTCGCCGAGCAGGTCTATGACAACGCGCTCATCTCCGCCGGCATGCTGGAGGATCCCCGCGCCATGATTAACCGCCTCCACCAGTTGCTGGAGAAGGTCGGCCCACAGGCCTAA